One window from the genome of Gemmatimonadota bacterium encodes:
- a CDS encoding GHMP kinase, with amino-acid sequence MIITQTPLRISFAGGLTDFADFYEREDGLVVSAAIDKYIFVIINERFDDRIYINYSKREAVDHPDEIEHDLIREALRLTGVTRGVEITTLTDIPSEGSGLGSSSSITVGLLNALYTYCGNPQPTEKLARDACEIEIERCAQPIGKQDQYIAAYGGLCGFTFRPGGVEVERLGLADGHAERLSDSLLLFYTNKTRKAETILREQKANMTGKFALVKEIKSVAQSARSALAAGEIDRMGELLDRGWTWKYKMSGLVSNDEIDTMYRNARDAGATGGKVCGAGGGGFLLLCCPESSRSRVRDALSDYRELPFNLERDGTKVIFNMRRQVSK; translated from the coding sequence ATGATTATCACCCAGACGCCCCTGCGCATCAGCTTCGCCGGCGGCCTCACGGATTTCGCCGATTTCTACGAACGGGAGGACGGCCTGGTCGTCAGCGCGGCCATCGACAAGTACATCTTCGTCATCATCAACGAACGGTTCGACGACCGCATCTACATCAACTACTCGAAGCGGGAGGCCGTCGATCATCCGGATGAGATCGAGCACGACCTGATCCGGGAGGCGCTGCGGCTCACCGGCGTGACCCGGGGCGTGGAGATCACGACGCTGACGGACATCCCTTCCGAGGGATCGGGCCTGGGGTCCTCGAGCAGCATCACGGTAGGCCTGCTGAATGCCCTGTATACCTATTGCGGCAACCCGCAGCCGACCGAGAAACTGGCGCGGGACGCCTGCGAGATCGAGATCGAACGGTGCGCCCAGCCCATCGGGAAGCAGGACCAGTACATCGCGGCCTACGGCGGACTGTGCGGGTTCACGTTCCGGCCCGGCGGCGTGGAGGTGGAACGCCTCGGTCTCGCCGACGGCCACGCGGAGCGGTTGAGCGACAGCCTGTTGCTGTTCTACACCAACAAGACCCGCAAGGCGGAGACCATCCTGCGCGAACAGAAAGCGAACATGACCGGCAAGTTCGCCCTGGTGAAAGAGATCAAGTCCGTGGCGCAAAGCGCGCGGTCAGCCCTCGCGGCGGGGGAGATCGACCGCATGGGCGAACTGCTGGACCGGGGCTGGACGTGGAAGTACAAAATGTCCGGGCTCGTGAGCAACGACGAGATCGACACCATGTACCGGAATGCCAGGGACGCCGGCGCCACGGGCGGCAAGGTGTGCGGCGCGGGCGGTGGCGGCTTCCTGCTCCTGTGCTGTCCGGAGTCTTCCCGGTCCCGGGTGCGCGACGCGCTGTCCGACTACCGGGAACTGCCCTTCAACCTGGAACGCGACGGCACCAAGGTGATCTTCAACATGCGAAGGCAGGTATCGAAATGA
- a CDS encoding SIS domain-containing protein, whose translation MIREYLEWTKEVLGRIEPGEVQTLIDLLMDARKNGRGIFVIGNGGSAATASHFAVDLGKGTLRGTEDEPRFRVSSLTDNLPYVTAWANDFDYDLVFEQQLRNLGAPGDVVIGISASGNSPNVVRAMDFARSAGMVTVAVTGFSGGKLKASAEHSVHVPVDDYGMAENMHMLIVHIIITQTTSRIANGE comes from the coding sequence ATGATCCGCGAATACCTCGAATGGACGAAGGAGGTCCTCGGCCGGATCGAACCCGGCGAAGTGCAGACGCTCATCGACCTCCTGATGGACGCGCGGAAGAACGGGCGGGGGATCTTCGTCATCGGCAATGGCGGCAGCGCGGCCACGGCTTCCCACTTCGCCGTGGACCTGGGCAAGGGCACGCTCCGCGGCACGGAGGACGAGCCCCGCTTCCGGGTCAGCAGTCTCACCGACAACCTGCCCTACGTCACGGCCTGGGCTAATGACTTCGATTACGACCTGGTCTTCGAGCAGCAGCTGCGCAATCTCGGCGCGCCGGGCGACGTGGTCATCGGCATCAGCGCATCGGGGAACAGCCCCAACGTGGTGCGCGCCATGGATTTCGCCCGTTCCGCCGGGATGGTAACGGTCGCGGTGACGGGATTCTCCGGCGGTAAGCTGAAGGCATCGGCGGAGCATTCGGTCCACGTCCCCGTGGACGACTACGGCATGGCGGAAAACATGCACATGCTCATCGTCCACATCATCATCACGCAGACCACCTCCCGCATAGCGAACGGCGAATGA
- the alaS gene encoding alanine--tRNA ligase, with protein MTGAELRKSFTGYFADRGHTIVPSASVVPWDDPTLLFTNAGMNQFKDVFLGRSTREYVRATDYQKCIRAGGKHNDLEDVGRSPIHQTFFEMLGNWSFGDYYKEEAIAWAWELLTERWELPAERLWATVFREDDEAEDLWQRHTGIAADRVLRFDEKDNFWEMGETGPCGPNSEIHYDLGPGRCGREGDPDHVCGVNRDCTRYVEIWNLVFIQYDRGADGALTPLPSRHVDTGMGFERMLSILQGVDTNYETDVFRPLMDHIGELSQHPYAEGDTAVAYRVLADHVRALVFAIADGALPSNEGRGYVLRRILRRAARYGRNLGLADPFLYRLVPTLTEEMGAAYPELSSAQEKVEQVTRSEEESFGRTLDHGIELFEDIVKRAGAEGRNEIRGEEAFKLYDTYGFPVDLTQLMAHEKDMTVDMADFEAEMEGQRERSTKARVTAGTPSFTADVQVENPNPTVFLGYDQLAVEDAEVVTAEGDFVILTETPFYAESGGQVGDAGWLETESDGRIAVMDTTREGDIVIHHCDPDCAADLKPGMTVTARVDAARRQSIMRNHTATHLLHAVLRETLGAHVEQRGSVVAPDRLRFDFSHFSAVTPDERNAIERRVNELVWENIGVEPFETDLEDAKRQGAMALFTEKYEDRVRVVRIGEVSLELCGGTHLGATGEIGLFRLVRESGIAAGVRRVEALTGAGAYKAVKWDEGLVAGAAEVLKSEPEDLVKRAGDLTARVRELERHIREMDRSSTQNWVDDMIGGAKDADGVAVAAGRVDCPDMDTLRAMGDTLRERLAGAAVGVLFASFEERPVCIVVVTDGAISGRGLHAGKLARDVAAFIGGGGGGKAHMAQAGGKDASRIDEAVEQAPKVVEQHLRDA; from the coding sequence TTGACCGGAGCCGAACTGCGAAAGTCCTTTACCGGCTATTTTGCCGACCGCGGCCACACGATCGTGCCGAGTGCCAGCGTGGTGCCCTGGGATGATCCCACGTTGCTCTTCACCAACGCGGGAATGAACCAGTTCAAGGACGTTTTCCTCGGGCGGAGCACCCGCGAATACGTGCGCGCGACGGATTACCAGAAGTGCATTCGCGCCGGCGGAAAGCACAACGACCTCGAAGACGTGGGCCGGTCGCCCATCCACCAGACCTTCTTCGAAATGCTCGGGAACTGGTCCTTCGGCGACTATTACAAGGAAGAAGCCATCGCCTGGGCCTGGGAGCTGCTCACGGAGAGGTGGGAACTCCCTGCCGAACGGTTGTGGGCGACCGTGTTCCGGGAGGACGACGAGGCCGAGGACCTCTGGCAGCGCCACACCGGCATCGCCGCCGACCGGGTCCTGAGATTCGACGAGAAGGACAACTTCTGGGAAATGGGTGAGACCGGTCCCTGCGGTCCCAACTCGGAAATCCACTACGACCTGGGTCCGGGAAGGTGCGGCCGGGAAGGTGATCCGGACCATGTCTGCGGCGTCAACAGGGACTGCACACGATACGTGGAAATCTGGAACCTGGTCTTCATCCAGTACGACCGGGGCGCCGACGGCGCGTTGACGCCCCTGCCTTCCCGTCATGTCGATACGGGCATGGGCTTCGAACGCATGCTCAGCATCCTCCAGGGCGTGGATACGAACTACGAGACCGACGTGTTCCGCCCGCTGATGGACCACATCGGAGAACTGTCGCAACATCCCTACGCGGAAGGGGATACGGCCGTGGCCTACCGCGTGCTCGCCGACCACGTCCGGGCCCTGGTCTTCGCCATAGCCGACGGCGCCCTGCCTTCCAACGAAGGAAGGGGCTACGTCCTCAGGCGCATCCTCCGCCGCGCGGCGCGGTATGGCCGCAATCTCGGCCTGGCCGATCCCTTCCTCTACCGGCTCGTTCCGACGCTCACCGAAGAGATGGGCGCGGCCTACCCTGAACTCTCCTCCGCGCAGGAGAAGGTGGAGCAGGTGACCCGGTCCGAAGAGGAGAGCTTCGGGCGCACGCTCGATCACGGCATCGAACTCTTCGAGGATATCGTCAAGCGGGCGGGCGCCGAAGGACGAAATGAAATCCGGGGCGAAGAGGCCTTCAAGCTGTACGATACCTATGGTTTTCCGGTGGATCTGACGCAGCTGATGGCCCATGAGAAGGACATGACCGTGGATATGGCCGACTTCGAGGCGGAGATGGAGGGGCAGCGGGAGCGGTCAACAAAAGCGAGGGTTACGGCTGGCACGCCATCATTCACCGCTGATGTTCAGGTTGAAAACCCAAATCCTACCGTGTTCCTGGGATACGATCAGCTCGCTGTCGAAGATGCCGAGGTCGTAACGGCTGAGGGTGATTTCGTCATCCTCACCGAAACCCCCTTCTACGCCGAATCGGGGGGACAGGTGGGCGACGCCGGATGGCTGGAGACGGAATCGGACGGCCGGATCGCCGTGATGGACACGACGCGGGAAGGCGACATCGTCATTCACCACTGCGACCCGGACTGCGCCGCCGATCTCAAGCCAGGCATGACCGTCACCGCGCGGGTCGACGCGGCGCGCAGGCAGTCCATCATGCGGAACCACACAGCGACCCACCTCCTGCACGCCGTGCTTCGGGAGACCCTGGGCGCGCACGTGGAACAGCGGGGCTCCGTGGTAGCGCCCGACCGCCTGCGTTTCGATTTCTCGCATTTCAGCGCCGTCACGCCCGATGAACGGAACGCGATCGAACGCCGGGTCAACGAGCTCGTCTGGGAGAACATCGGCGTCGAACCGTTCGAGACCGACCTGGAAGACGCGAAGCGCCAGGGCGCCATGGCGCTTTTTACGGAGAAGTACGAGGACCGGGTACGCGTGGTGCGCATCGGCGAGGTGAGCCTGGAACTGTGCGGCGGCACCCACCTCGGCGCCACCGGCGAGATTGGGTTGTTCCGGCTGGTCCGGGAATCGGGCATCGCCGCCGGCGTGCGGCGGGTGGAGGCCCTGACCGGCGCCGGCGCTTACAAAGCCGTCAAGTGGGACGAAGGACTCGTCGCGGGGGCCGCGGAAGTCCTCAAGAGCGAGCCGGAGGACCTGGTAAAAAGGGCGGGAGACCTGACCGCGCGGGTTCGCGAGCTGGAACGGCACATCCGCGAAATGGACCGATCCTCGACGCAGAACTGGGTCGACGACATGATCGGTGGCGCCAAGGACGCGGACGGCGTCGCCGTGGCCGCGGGCCGGGTGGACTGCCCGGACATGGACACCCTCCGCGCCATGGGAGACACGTTGCGCGAGCGCCTTGCGGGCGCAGCGGTCGGCGTGCTGTTCGCCAGCTTCGAGGAACGCCCCGTCTGCATCGTCGTGGTGACCGACGGCGCGATTTCCGGGCGCGGCCTCCACGCGGGCAAGCTGGCGCGGGACGTAGCCGCGTTCATCGGGGGCGGCGGCGGGGGCAAGGCGCATATGGCGCAGGCCGGAGGGAAGGACGCGTCCCGGATCGACGAGGCCGTCGAGCAGGCGCCGAAGGTCGTCGAGCAACACCTGCGGGACGCCTGA
- a CDS encoding competence/damage-inducible protein A: MKSAAIITIGDELLYGSVVDTNASYIGRRLTETGIEPVCTMTVGDEGPRIGQALETVCRQADVVLVTGGLGPTHDDVTKIVIAEAIGQDLVFHPEIMDTVERMFTQRGMVMPESNRIQAYMPRHAEVLDNPVGTAPGFLVRHHDAAVFVMPGVPREMMKMLNEQVLPRLKEQGTGRVILHRWIRTTGIGESNLSQIIGDVIEEAEDVKIASLPQETGVNLRLTAEGRTGEEARQRIEAVETRMVARAGEHIYGVDDDTLEEVVGRLLRQAGATVAIAESCTGGLVASRMTDVPGSSDYLLEGVVSYSNAAKMARLEVPVGTIDRHGAVSAETAAAMAQGIRHTSGATYGLSTTGVAGPGGGTPEKPVGLVYLGLASVDGVETRKLMLGPDRQVNKTRAALAALNLLRQALTRAAGTNRIPGNGNPQAT, translated from the coding sequence ATGAAGTCCGCCGCGATAATTACGATCGGCGACGAACTGCTCTACGGTTCCGTGGTCGATACCAACGCCTCCTATATCGGCCGGCGCCTGACGGAAACGGGCATCGAGCCGGTCTGTACCATGACCGTGGGCGACGAGGGGCCGCGCATCGGCCAGGCCCTGGAAACGGTGTGCCGGCAGGCGGACGTGGTGCTCGTTACGGGCGGACTCGGACCGACGCACGACGACGTGACCAAGATCGTCATCGCCGAGGCGATCGGGCAGGACCTGGTCTTTCATCCCGAAATCATGGATACCGTGGAGCGGATGTTCACCCAGCGGGGCATGGTCATGCCGGAATCGAACCGCATCCAGGCTTATATGCCCCGCCACGCCGAGGTGCTCGACAATCCCGTGGGCACGGCGCCCGGCTTCCTGGTACGCCACCACGACGCCGCCGTATTCGTCATGCCGGGCGTGCCCCGCGAGATGATGAAGATGTTGAACGAACAGGTGCTGCCGCGGCTGAAGGAGCAGGGCACGGGGAGGGTCATCCTCCACCGGTGGATCCGCACCACGGGCATCGGCGAATCGAATCTCTCCCAGATCATCGGCGATGTCATCGAAGAGGCGGAGGACGTCAAGATCGCCTCCCTGCCCCAGGAGACCGGAGTGAACCTGCGGCTCACGGCCGAGGGGCGCACCGGGGAGGAGGCCCGGCAGCGCATTGAAGCCGTCGAAACCAGGATGGTCGCCCGGGCCGGTGAACATATCTACGGCGTGGACGACGATACCCTCGAAGAGGTGGTGGGACGGCTGCTCCGGCAGGCGGGCGCGACCGTGGCCATCGCCGAATCCTGCACCGGCGGCCTCGTGGCTTCCCGCATGACCGACGTGCCGGGCAGTTCCGATTACCTGCTGGAAGGAGTCGTGTCCTACAGCAACGCCGCGAAAATGGCGCGCCTGGAGGTGCCGGTGGGAACGATCGATCGCCACGGCGCGGTCAGCGCTGAAACCGCGGCCGCCATGGCCCAGGGTATCCGTCATACCAGCGGCGCCACCTACGGACTGTCCACTACCGGCGTCGCGGGGCCCGGCGGCGGGACGCCCGAGAAACCGGTGGGACTGGTCTACCTGGGTCTCGCGTCGGTGGACGGCGTCGAGACGCGAAAACTCATGCTGGGACCGGACCGGCAGGTCAACAAGACCCGGGCCGCGCTGGCCGCCCTGAACTTGCTGCGGCAGGCGCTTACCCGCGCGGCCGGCACGAACCGGATCCCCGGGAACGGCAACCCGCAGGCCACGTAG
- a CDS encoding regulatory protein RecX — MTMPTITDITPRGSGGRRERKVTIDGERILTITEETFLRFGLFDGQAMDPERLQEVELADGVSRAMAEAHRLIDHRMRTRRELAVKLKSRGRVDEVIDQVLDRLEHAGLIDDGRFARLWIDERLRRRPAGLSLLRRELRQKGIDAEIVETALEESASGEGETERAYEALRRQSHRYARLDRDAAHRRMVAFLGRRGFGQAVIYQVVHRVLDEIEEFRN; from the coding sequence ATGACCATGCCGACCATAACGGATATCACGCCGCGGGGGAGTGGAGGTCGACGGGAACGCAAGGTCACGATCGACGGCGAGCGCATCCTGACGATCACGGAAGAGACCTTCCTCCGGTTCGGGCTCTTCGACGGACAGGCGATGGACCCGGAACGGCTGCAGGAAGTGGAACTGGCCGACGGCGTGTCCCGGGCCATGGCGGAAGCCCACCGGCTCATCGACCACCGCATGCGGACCCGCCGCGAACTGGCCGTGAAACTCAAGTCCAGGGGCCGGGTGGATGAGGTGATCGACCAGGTGCTGGACCGGCTGGAGCACGCGGGACTGATCGACGACGGGCGCTTCGCCCGGCTGTGGATCGATGAACGGCTTCGGAGAAGGCCGGCCGGCTTGTCCCTGCTGCGCCGCGAGTTGCGTCAGAAGGGGATTGACGCCGAAATCGTCGAAACCGCTCTCGAGGAAAGTGCATCCGGCGAAGGGGAGACCGAACGGGCCTACGAGGCGCTGCGACGCCAGTCCCATCGATATGCCCGGCTCGATCGTGACGCGGCACACCGCCGCATGGTCGCCTTCCTGGGCAGGCGGGGGTTCGGGCAGGCCGTCATCTACCAGGTCGTCCACCGCGTGCTGGACGAAATAGAGGAGTTCCGAAATTGA
- the recR gene encoding recombination protein RecR encodes MVRKYSSEALAILVDELSRLPNIGRVTAQRLAFHILKGPAERAFSLSDAIRAVKEKVRYCSVCWNITESETCEICYDARRRPETICVVEEPRDVITLESTGEYRGLYHVLHGALSPLDNITPDDIRARELVDRMSESVEEVIIATNPNIEGEATALYLSRLIKPLGVRVTRLARGLPMGGDLEYADEVTLARALEGRTEL; translated from the coding sequence ATGGTGCGCAAATACAGTTCCGAGGCCCTGGCCATCCTGGTGGACGAGTTGAGCCGCCTGCCCAACATCGGCAGGGTGACGGCCCAGCGGCTGGCCTTCCACATCCTGAAGGGGCCCGCCGAACGCGCCTTTTCGTTGTCCGACGCCATCCGCGCGGTGAAGGAAAAGGTCCGGTACTGCAGCGTGTGCTGGAACATCACCGAGTCCGAGACCTGCGAGATCTGTTACGACGCCCGGCGAAGGCCGGAGACCATCTGCGTGGTGGAAGAACCCCGCGACGTGATCACGCTCGAAAGCACGGGAGAATACCGCGGCCTGTACCACGTGCTCCACGGCGCGCTTTCGCCCCTCGACAACATCACCCCGGACGACATACGCGCCCGGGAACTCGTGGATCGGATGAGCGAATCGGTGGAAGAGGTCATCATCGCGACCAATCCCAATATCGAGGGAGAAGCCACCGCGCTCTACCTCAGCCGCCTGATCAAGCCCCTGGGCGTGCGGGTTACCCGCCTCGCCAGGGGGCTTCCCATGGGCGGCGACCTGGAGTACGCCGACGAAGTGACCCTCGCACGCGCCCTGGAAGGCCGCACGGAGTTGTAA
- a CDS encoding YbaB/EbfC family nucleoid-associated protein has product MAKGMSGMMKRVQRMQKKMMQIQEEMAGKRVEGTAGGGMVTAVVDGRLSVVEIRIDPAVVDADDVEMLEDLIVAAVNQGQQKAQELVNQEMGQITGGLNIPGLGP; this is encoded by the coding sequence ATGGCCAAGGGCATGTCGGGCATGATGAAGCGCGTCCAGCGGATGCAGAAGAAGATGATGCAGATCCAGGAAGAAATGGCCGGGAAGCGGGTCGAAGGCACGGCGGGCGGCGGGATGGTGACCGCGGTGGTCGACGGCAGGCTGAGCGTCGTGGAGATCAGGATCGATCCGGCCGTGGTGGACGCCGATGACGTGGAAATGCTCGAAGATCTCATAGTGGCCGCCGTCAACCAGGGCCAGCAGAAAGCGCAGGAACTGGTGAACCAGGAGATGGGCCAGATCACCGGCGGACTGAACATCCCCGGCCTGGGACCGTAA
- a CDS encoding phosphatidylglycerophosphatase A produces MRALITLLSTGCYVGYTPHAPGTAGSILGLGLVWALTGPLGLTVSYYLLATALFFVLGIWVSSRAEPLFGHDGPRIVIDEIAGVLIVFAAMPFDLLTVVAGFVLFRVLDIWKPFPCDRVQRLPGGLGVMMDDAVAAVYAHLLLRIVTGFLS; encoded by the coding sequence ATGCGCGCCCTGATCACCTTGCTGTCGACCGGATGTTACGTCGGCTACACACCCCACGCGCCCGGCACGGCGGGCAGCATTCTGGGACTCGGGCTGGTCTGGGCGCTGACCGGTCCGCTCGGGCTGACCGTATCCTATTACCTGCTAGCCACCGCGCTCTTTTTCGTATTGGGCATCTGGGTATCGAGCCGGGCGGAACCCCTGTTCGGCCACGACGGACCCAGGATCGTCATTGACGAAATCGCCGGCGTCCTTATCGTCTTCGCCGCCATGCCGTTCGACCTGTTGACCGTGGTCGCGGGGTTCGTCCTGTTTCGCGTCCTGGATATCTGGAAACCCTTCCCCTGCGACCGGGTGCAGCGCCTTCCCGGTGGGCTGGGGGTCATGATGGACGATGCCGTGGCCGCGGTCTACGCCCATCTCCTCTTGCGGATCGTAACGGGGTTCTTGTCATGA
- the thpR gene encoding RNA 2',3'-cyclic phosphodiesterase, with product MRTFIAVEVPVSAKDRIAQLVNRFKTTGTDIKWVEPDNIHVTLKFLGNIGTDKPAVIRDGLSAALDSAGTFDLKLGRIGAFPDMNRPRVFWVSIVEGRDELVAMQQRIETELHARGFVREERPFSPHLTIGRVRSPRGLAKLTDLVRDMAFETEPFTVKRAALVKSDLKPDGPVYTVIDHVELE from the coding sequence ATGCGTACGTTCATTGCCGTGGAAGTTCCGGTCTCCGCAAAGGACCGGATCGCGCAACTGGTCAACCGGTTCAAGACGACGGGGACCGACATCAAGTGGGTGGAGCCGGACAACATCCACGTCACGCTGAAGTTCCTCGGCAACATCGGGACGGACAAGCCGGCGGTCATTCGCGATGGCCTTAGCGCTGCGCTCGATTCGGCGGGCACCTTCGACCTGAAGCTGGGACGCATCGGCGCCTTCCCGGATATGAACCGCCCGCGCGTCTTCTGGGTTTCGATCGTAGAAGGACGGGACGAGCTGGTTGCCATGCAGCAGCGCATCGAGACCGAACTGCACGCCCGCGGCTTCGTTCGCGAGGAAAGGCCCTTTTCTCCGCACCTGACCATCGGCCGGGTACGGTCGCCGCGGGGCCTGGCCAAGCTTACGGATCTGGTCCGGGACATGGCGTTCGAGACCGAACCGTTTACGGTGAAACGGGCGGCGCTGGTGAAGAGCGATCTGAAACCGGACGGACCGGTGTACACGGTCATCGACCATGTCGAACTGGAATGA
- the rfbD gene encoding dTDP-4-dehydrorhamnose reductase, with translation MRILITGSRGQLGTDLQRSLAEHELIPCTHGELDVTEKHRVYGLLKDHQPDAVINTAAYHRVDECESHPDKTFAVNAFGPWHLAMACRMYGAKLVHVSTNFVFDGTADRPYREDDLPLPLNVYGTAKLSGEHLVRSTWDRHFIIRTTGLFGHSGGGGKGYNFVEAMIRAGTERREVVVVGDQVMAPTGTADLARSLAELVTTDAYGTYHVTSAGACSYYDFARTIFQKTGIEAALMPTTTEAYGAPAARPLYTVLDNGRIRSLGIAEMPTWEDALDDYLARRAGATDALGAGRGDARGTHPDATDETTGGNP, from the coding sequence ATGCGCATCCTCATAACCGGATCCCGGGGACAACTGGGTACGGACCTGCAGCGTTCGCTGGCCGAACACGAACTGATTCCGTGTACCCACGGCGAACTCGACGTCACCGAGAAACACCGCGTTTACGGCCTGCTGAAGGACCACCAGCCCGATGCGGTGATCAATACCGCCGCGTACCACCGGGTCGACGAGTGCGAGTCCCATCCCGACAAGACCTTCGCCGTCAATGCCTTCGGCCCCTGGCACCTGGCCATGGCCTGCCGCATGTACGGGGCGAAACTGGTGCACGTCAGCACGAATTTCGTCTTCGACGGCACGGCGGACCGGCCTTACCGGGAGGATGACCTTCCCCTGCCCCTGAATGTCTACGGCACGGCCAAGCTCTCCGGCGAACACCTGGTGCGTTCGACCTGGGACCGTCATTTCATCATCCGCACCACCGGCCTGTTCGGCCACTCCGGCGGGGGCGGGAAAGGCTACAATTTCGTCGAGGCCATGATCAGGGCAGGCACGGAAAGACGGGAAGTGGTCGTGGTCGGCGACCAGGTGATGGCGCCCACGGGGACCGCCGACCTGGCCCGTTCGCTCGCGGAACTGGTGACCACCGACGCCTACGGCACGTACCATGTGACCAGCGCAGGCGCGTGTTCCTACTATGACTTTGCACGGACCATCTTTCAGAAGACGGGCATCGAAGCGGCCTTGATGCCTACGACCACCGAAGCGTACGGCGCTCCCGCCGCCCGGCCCCTGTACACGGTGCTGGACAACGGCCGGATCCGGTCCCTGGGCATCGCGGAGATGCCCACCTGGGAGGACGCCCTGGACGATTACCTGGCGCGGCGGGCGGGCGCAACCGACGCACTCGGGGCAGGCCGCGGCGACGCGCGCGGGACGCACCCGGACGCCACCGACGAAACAACCGGCGGCAATCCATGA
- the pgsA gene encoding CDP-diacylglycerol--glycerol-3-phosphate 3-phosphatidyltransferase — protein sequence MNLPNKLTIFRIILSPIFMVFFLVDTLYTRYIALVIFMIAALTDLYDGYLARKTGVITSFGKFMDPLADKILTSTALICFASLGYIYTWMVLVIIGRDFIVTGLRCIAAYRGLLILPTQVAKWKTASQMVVIVIILLYINVQTTMIAFGQWNGEFDGIAWWVLNGMVFVSMVLTVSSGLDYVVKNRSIFTSLLR from the coding sequence ATGAACCTACCCAACAAGCTGACCATATTCCGCATCATCCTGAGTCCCATCTTCATGGTCTTCTTCTTGGTAGATACATTGTATACACGGTATATCGCGCTGGTCATCTTCATGATCGCGGCGCTGACGGACCTGTACGACGGCTACCTGGCCCGCAAGACCGGGGTGATCACCAGCTTCGGCAAGTTCATGGACCCCCTGGCGGACAAGATCCTCACGTCCACCGCGCTGATCTGCTTCGCGTCCCTCGGATACATCTACACCTGGATGGTCCTGGTCATCATCGGAAGGGACTTCATCGTGACCGGCCTGCGGTGCATCGCGGCGTACCGGGGCCTGCTCATCCTGCCGACCCAGGTCGCCAAGTGGAAGACCGCCTCGCAGATGGTGGTCATCGTGATCATCCTGCTCTATATCAACGTCCAGACGACCATGATCGCCTTCGGCCAGTGGAACGGGGAGTTCGACGGTATCGCCTGGTGGGTCCTCAACGGCATGGTCTTCGTATCCATGGTGCTCACGGTCAGTTCCGGCCTGGACTACGTGGTCAAGAACCGGTCCATATTCACCAGTCTGCTGAGGTAG